Proteins found in one Planctomycetes bacterium MalM25 genomic segment:
- the proC gene encoding Pyrroline-5-carboxylate reductase, whose product MTQTPQIDGVIAFLGAGRMAQALAAGFVEAGLTPPDQIVAYDPSAPAGEAFQAAVGDGSRLAATPAEAAQDAKYVFLAVKPAYAAEAIASIRDGWSDKQALVSVAAGVTIETLESGLPKGAAVVRVMPNTPCLVGKGASGYALGEHASADQGEQVGRLLSAVGLASEVPEKLLDAVTGLSGSGPAFVYTMIEALADGGVRAGLPRDLAAQLAARTVAGAAEMVLATGQHPAALRDAVASPGGTTIAGLAEIERHGVRTALIEAVTAAANRSAELGSK is encoded by the coding sequence GTGACCCAAACCCCGCAAATTGACGGCGTGATCGCCTTCCTCGGCGCCGGCCGCATGGCTCAGGCGCTGGCCGCCGGTTTTGTGGAGGCCGGCCTCACCCCGCCCGACCAGATCGTCGCCTACGACCCGTCCGCCCCGGCGGGCGAGGCGTTCCAGGCGGCCGTTGGCGACGGCAGCCGCCTGGCCGCGACGCCGGCAGAAGCCGCGCAGGACGCCAAGTACGTCTTTCTGGCGGTCAAACCGGCCTACGCCGCTGAGGCAATTGCTTCGATCCGTGACGGCTGGAGCGACAAGCAGGCTCTGGTCTCGGTCGCGGCCGGCGTGACGATCGAGACGCTCGAATCGGGCCTGCCGAAGGGCGCCGCCGTGGTCCGCGTGATGCCCAACACCCCTTGCCTCGTAGGCAAGGGGGCGAGCGGCTACGCCCTCGGCGAGCACGCTTCGGCCGATCAGGGCGAGCAGGTCGGCCGGCTGCTCTCCGCGGTCGGCTTGGCGAGCGAAGTCCCCGAAAAGCTGCTCGACGCGGTGACCGGACTCTCGGGCTCCGGGCCGGCGTTCGTCTACACTATGATCGAGGCCCTCGCCGACGGCGGCGTGCGGGCGGGCCTGCCCCGCGACCTGGCTGCCCAGCTCGCGGCGCGCACCGTCGCGGGCGCCGCCGAGATGGTGCTCGCCACCGGTCAGCACCCGGCCGCACTCCGCGACGCGGTCGCCAGCCCGGGCGGCACGACCATCGCCGGCCTCGCCGAGATCGAGCGGCACGGCGTGCGGACCGCACTGATCGAAGCGGTCACCGCCGCCGCGAACCGTTCGGCCGAGCTCGGCTCGAAGTAA
- a CDS encoding putative ABC transporter ATP-binding protein gives MPPNQKYIYQVAGLTKKHGQREVLKEIDLAFYPGAKIGVLGRNGAGKSTLLKIMAGLDKEFEGSAKLTEGFTVGMLQQEPPLNPDKDVMGNVMEAVAPIQALLDEYNQINEAYGEPDADFDKLGARQAELDDQINALGAWELDQQIERAMDVMNLPPGDAQIEKLSGGEKRRVALCKLLLEKPDLLLLDEPTNHLDAESIHWLERYLKDYAGTIVAVTHDRYFLDNVAGWILEIEYGRAIPFEGNYTAWLEAKAKRLEQEEKKKSARQKTLSKELEWIRSNPKARQTKSKARIASYEKMAAEEFEERPDELEIQIPPGPRLGDQVVEAVNLGKSFGDRVLFENVNFRLPPGGIVGIIGPNGAGKTTLLKMLMGKEEPTSGELIFGPTVELGYVDQSRDHLDPNKTVWEEISGGLDLVEMGKRQVNSRSYVAKFNFQKADQQKKVGVLSGGERNRVHLAKLLLGGSNVLMLDEPTNDLDVDTLRSLEEAVATFVGCAIVVSHDRWFLDRLATHILAFEGDGYVHWCEGNFYTYENQRRERLGLDADEPQRFKYKKLS, from the coding sequence ATGCCGCCCAATCAGAAGTACATCTACCAGGTCGCCGGCCTGACCAAGAAGCACGGCCAGCGCGAGGTGCTCAAGGAGATCGACCTCGCCTTCTACCCGGGCGCCAAGATCGGCGTGCTGGGCCGCAACGGCGCGGGTAAGAGCACCCTGCTGAAGATCATGGCGGGGTTGGACAAGGAGTTCGAGGGTTCCGCGAAGCTGACCGAGGGCTTCACGGTCGGCATGCTCCAGCAGGAGCCGCCGCTGAACCCGGACAAGGACGTCATGGGCAACGTCATGGAGGCGGTCGCCCCGATCCAGGCCTTGCTCGACGAGTACAACCAGATCAACGAGGCCTACGGCGAGCCCGACGCCGACTTCGATAAGCTGGGCGCTCGGCAGGCGGAGCTGGACGACCAGATCAACGCGTTGGGCGCGTGGGAACTCGATCAGCAGATCGAGCGGGCGATGGACGTCATGAACCTGCCGCCCGGCGACGCGCAGATCGAGAAGCTCTCCGGCGGCGAGAAACGCCGCGTGGCGCTCTGCAAGCTCCTCCTAGAGAAGCCCGATCTGCTGCTGCTCGACGAGCCGACCAACCACCTCGACGCCGAGAGCATCCACTGGCTCGAGCGCTACCTGAAGGACTACGCCGGCACGATCGTCGCGGTGACGCACGACCGGTACTTCCTCGACAACGTGGCGGGCTGGATCCTGGAGATCGAGTACGGCCGCGCGATCCCCTTCGAGGGCAACTACACCGCCTGGCTCGAGGCGAAGGCGAAGCGCCTTGAGCAGGAAGAGAAGAAGAAGTCGGCCCGCCAGAAGACGCTCTCTAAGGAGCTGGAGTGGATCCGCTCCAACCCGAAGGCGCGGCAGACCAAGAGCAAAGCGCGGATCGCCTCGTACGAGAAGATGGCCGCCGAGGAGTTCGAGGAACGCCCCGACGAGCTGGAAATCCAGATCCCGCCCGGCCCCCGGCTGGGCGATCAGGTGGTCGAGGCGGTGAACCTCGGCAAGTCGTTTGGCGACCGGGTGCTGTTCGAGAACGTGAACTTCCGCCTCCCGCCGGGGGGGATCGTCGGCATCATCGGCCCGAACGGCGCCGGCAAGACGACCCTGCTCAAGATGCTCATGGGCAAGGAAGAGCCGACCTCCGGCGAGTTGATCTTCGGTCCGACCGTCGAGTTGGGCTACGTCGATCAGAGCCGCGACCACCTCGACCCGAACAAGACCGTCTGGGAAGAGATTTCCGGCGGCCTCGACCTAGTCGAGATGGGCAAGCGCCAGGTCAACAGCCGGTCGTACGTCGCGAAGTTCAACTTCCAGAAAGCGGACCAGCAGAAGAAGGTCGGCGTGCTGTCCGGCGGTGAGAGGAACCGCGTGCACCTCGCCAAGCTGCTGCTCGGCGGCTCGAACGTGCTGATGCTCGACGAGCCGACGAACGACCTGGACGTCGATACGCTCCGCTCGCTAGAAGAGGCGGTCGCCACGTTCGTGGGCTGCGCGATCGTGGTGAGCCACGACCGGTGGTTCCTCGACCGCTTGGCCACGCACATCCTCGCCTTCGAGGGGGACGGCTACGTCCACTGGTGTGAGGGCAACTTCTACACCTACGAGAACCAACGCCGCGAACGCCTCGGCCTCGACGCCGACGAACCGCAGCGTTTCAAGTACAAGAAGCTGAGTTGA
- the yeiP gene encoding Elongation factor P-like protein produces MLAKDIKPGTIVVQNDAPCLIETMSVQSPSARGGATLYKFRARNVVTKNKVDITLKGTDNLPDADFARREVSIMYSDQESIHLMDSETYEQYEIPADEVAEEMKWVAEGMEGLLALIYNDQCVGIQVPATVTMKIAQCDPGAKGNSATGRTKPLTLESGAQIQGPEYLAEGESVKVDTRTGDFLGRA; encoded by the coding sequence GTGCTCGCCAAAGACATCAAGCCCGGCACGATCGTCGTGCAGAACGACGCCCCCTGCCTCATCGAGACCATGAGCGTGCAGAGCCCGTCGGCCCGCGGCGGGGCGACGCTCTACAAGTTCCGCGCCCGCAACGTGGTCACCAAAAACAAGGTCGACATCACGCTCAAGGGGACGGACAACCTGCCCGACGCGGACTTCGCCCGCCGCGAGGTGAGCATCATGTACTCCGACCAGGAGTCAATTCACCTGATGGACAGCGAGACGTACGAGCAGTACGAGATCCCCGCCGACGAGGTCGCCGAGGAGATGAAGTGGGTCGCCGAAGGGATGGAGGGCTTGCTGGCGTTGATCTACAACGACCAGTGCGTCGGCATCCAGGTGCCCGCGACCGTGACCATGAAGATCGCGCAGTGCGACCCCGGCGCCAAAGGGAACAGCGCCACGGGCCGCACCAAGCCACTCACCCTCGAGTCGGGCGCCCAGATCCAAGGCCCCGAGTACCTCGCCGAGGGCGAGAGCGTCAAAGTCGATACAAGGACCGGCGACTTCCTAGGCCGGGCGTGA